The Glycine soja cultivar W05 chromosome 4, ASM419377v2, whole genome shotgun sequence genomic sequence TCTCTAACTATTAAATAGGATGTGATATACAGTGATTATTTTCCTAATATAAATGATGTTATTgccaattaattattaattttaataatgattaattttcatccaaaaatcttacttattatttttaataaaatatattttttttcaatcatatttttttaatcaacttaAGATGATAGAGTACCATTAATTTGACGCATTTAAATTCAAGTGGACGGGTAAAAGTATTggacttgtaaaaaaaacattttgttgtTGAATATTGACCCAGTAGACATTGAAAAGACGTTCCTCAAGGTGATACTGCTGCTCATACCCCTAAATACCTAACCAATCAAAACGATAGTTAGTACTTTTCTCTCACTAATCCCTTTTTATCCACGTTAGTTGCCTATCTATCTGAATTACATTGTAGCTGTactttatcatttttctttctttcaactgGTCAaactaatcaaattaaaaaaaaagatttttttctttaataaacaCACAGCGTGATGTTATCATCGTCAAATAATTCAAGTTAGATATTGTCTCATCgtttcagtttttgtttttccttcaaTATTAGATGTGTTTCATGCAAAAAGAGGATAAATAGCTtgctttttaaatatttttggacCCTGTGTTTTTTCTGAATAGTAGAAATTCAAGAGTGAGGTTAGATTTGAGTTGTCTGGCAAAGATGGTGtttctgttatccaaatctgaatTGAATTCCCTCCAAAACGTGGAAGACATTTTGCTTCCACATGGCATCTCCCCAGGTGTCACGTGCTGATGGAGGCGGAGGCATCTTATAGCCTGTATCCTGGGCGCAGACAATCATTACCCCCGCAATATCACAACACTCATTCTTCATTCATCATATTTAAAAAAGGCATAGAATTCCAATTCCAACTCCAGCACCGGAAACACATTCATTACTCCATCTCCCTCCtaacaaacaaacataataacttCTCCCATTCATTTATTCTAATATTCTAATCCTTGCCTCTTCATTTCACAATTGacatatttgttttattcatttattatttacttcactctttttttcttttttacttctaaTCCGGACACAAACATAACCGTTTTTATCTCACGCCACGCCCCCGTTCCAGTAGTGATCGCCACACCGTGCTTAGCATGACGCTTCCCCTGATCGGCGCCACCTCCATCCACCTCCGCCGACACCGCCACGTCGCAGGACCGCTTTCGCCGCAGTGATATAAATatattctctctcttcttcATGCATCCTTTCTGCTGCGTGTCCGCCATTTCCGACCAGGCCTCGCCAGTGAAACCCTCGTTCGCGGACTTCGCCATGCCGCCTCTCCCCGCCGCCTCCGCCTCCGCCGGGAGATCCGATTTGGCTCCGCGGCACAGCCACAGCGGGAGCCAGCGGGAGCAGCCGGTGGTGGACGTGAAGATCAATGACCTCGTCGGGAACGGAATCTCCGGAATACTGTACAAGTGGGTGAATTACGGGAAAGGATGGCGACCGCGATGGTTCGTGCTCCAAGACGGCGTTCTCTCCTACTACAAGATTCACGGACCTGATAAGATCGTCGTGAATCAAGAAACCGAGAAGGGCTCCATGGTCATCGGCGAAGAATCCATGCGCAGGATCACTCGCAACCGTAATTCCTATCACCCTCAACACATACGAAAGCCGTTTGGGGAAATCCATCTCCAGGCACGACCTAGCTCCACTCCTGCCaacttaatttcaattattaggGATTTTCATTCGGCGTGATTTGTTTGTGATTGTAATTGTTTTAGGTTTCGACGATTCGCGAGAGCAAATCGGACGAGAAGCGGTTTTCGGTATTCACGGGGACGAAGAGGCTCCACCTTCGGGCGGAGACGCGGGAGGATCGGGTGGCGTGGATGGAGGCGTTGCAGGCGGTGAAGGACATGTTCCCGCGGATGTCGAACAGCGAGTTGATGGCTCCGGTGGACAATGTAACCGTTTCGACGGAGAAGTTGAGAGTTCGGCTCATGGAAGAGGGAGTGAGCGAGGCGGCGATTCAGGACAGTGAGCAAATCATCAGGACTGAGTTTGCGGCGCTGCAAAGCCAGCTTGTGCTGCTTAAGCAGAAGCACTCGGCCCTCATTGACACCTTGCGCCAATTAGAGGTACGTCTActcagaaatagaaaaaaaaaaaaaaaaaaaaaggaaacttcGTTTAAGAGCAGTGCAATTGTAAGTTGAATCGCAATCACTTCAGAATGGGAATCTATACTTACTAATATAGATGGATCAAGGTAGTATAGTTTGGTATTATGTTGTCaccaaaatatgaaatatttaactTGTGAAGTAGGTTATGGTTTGCTGGTAGTTTATACGAAAGTCGTTTCCaagctctttttatttttctttgttcttgTGACTTTTACTGACCTTGCTAATACCAGAATCCTGGCATAAATTATAGCTTAAACTTATCACGTATCTTTCAATTGAATGCTCCTTCAATAAATTTGTATGTCTCTTCTCTTGTGTTCATTTATCTTGCTAAAAGTTTTCTACCAGTAAAAAACGGGGGCTGGCAATCGACTGTTGCTAAATGATGTTCCAATTTTTTAGTGTTCTGAACTGACTAGGTACCTATGAATAGATTAAGGTTTATTTTTTGCCCTTATTTGTGTCCTGCAAGTAGCCTTCGTGAATGAAAAGTAGTTTCTTTAACCTTGGAAGACGACATTGTGCAGACCTGGAATGATGTTGCCTCATGGGTGAAGAGCTGGGTAGGTTCTTCATAGGATGactatttttattaacatattttctaattaaatctaTTAAATCCTGCATTATAAGGGTTTGCGGTCATTAATTTAAATCCATTGAATTATTCAATGTTTTTCATTGTTTCCACGTTGTTTAACAAAATGATTTCATTTGCTATTTTTACATgaatagtttattattttattttaatgctgttctctcttatttttttaacatattgatCAAGgataaatcttttttattttcatgtgtatTAAAAAACTCTTTATCTATGTTATATCGTAGACAGAAAAGGTTGATCTGGAGGATACAGTAGTTGATGAGAGCCAAAGACAGCGGAATGATGAAGAGGCTTCCTCAAGATTAGCGCAAGAAAAATTTAGTGGTAAGATTTGAAACATTTCTGCATCAGCAGCAAGGATTATTTAGTTGTGTCATTGTTTTGATGTTGCattttcttgaaacttgaattaTTTAGGTTCCACTATCTGTATCTCTGATACCCCAATTATAACCTAACACTGTCTTTTaaccttttattttgttttccggTTTTCAATTCAGAAGGAACTGCAAGTGAATCTGAAGATGACAATGAGAGAAATGATGCTGCAGAGGAAGAAACAGATGATGATGACAATGCCTTTTTTGATACTCGTGATATTCTATCATCCAGTTCTTTTAAAAGTAATGGGTCTGATTATCGAGTATCATCCTTCTCTTCAGATGATGAAGGTTTCTATGCATTTGAATCAGAGGATGACGTAGATCCTTCGATTAGATATGTTGGAACCAATTACCCTCATGTTAAGCGGCGTAAGAAATTGCCTGACCCtgtagaaaaagagaaaggtgTCAGTCTTTGGTCAATGATTAAGGATAATATAGGGAAGGATCTAACAAAAGTTTGCCTTCCTGTTTATTTTAACGAACCTCTTTCCTCCCTGCAAAAATGTTTTGAAGAAATGGAGTATTCATATCTTCTGGACCAAGCATATGAATGGGGAAAAAGGGTAAGTCTGGATTTGCCTGACAGGTCTCTATTTCTGCAATATTAAGCAAATCTGAGGgattaaatagaattttttcatttgaaataaGAAAATCTGTATGTTGACTTTGATTTTCTTGCTGTCAGCTATTTCAATGCAGTATTGGGTGCATTGTTCCCATTTTTAACTAATTGGAGATGCCATGCAGGGTAATAGCCTCATGAGGATTCTCTATGTTGCGGCTTTTGCTGTATCTGGCTATGCTTCAACTGAAGGAAGAGTTTGCAAACCATTTAATCCGTTACTTGGGGAAACATATGAAGCTCACTATCCAGATAAAGGCCTTCATTTTTTCTCAGAGAAGGTATAATCTATCCTGACATAGTGAAGTGATTAAAATATTACCTATTTTCATCTCAACCAAAGTATCAATCCATGATAATTTCTATTCTTGCTTTAAGTTTCCTTTCTGATTGCAGTCAAATTTACATATTTGTGAAATGGGTCAGGCAATTggtttctttaaaaaatctaCAACTGTGTGGACATTTTTTTTGAGGTCTTAAACCAGAGTtatttgaatgatttatttGGAAATTACACATATGGATTCCTTACAACCACTTGCGTTTGATTGAACGAAACAGTTTGTGGATTTGTCTTGTATTTCCTTCCCTAGAGGTTTCTTGGGTTTTAATTGATCATTCATTCACCAGTAAAGAAACAGTTTTCCCCAATACGGAGGATCATAATTTCAGAAGCTACACCATTTATTTCTTGAATAAGAGGTGTAATGTGAGTGCATTAGTTCTGGAGAAACGTATGAACACAGAACAACAGAATTTGGATTTTGGTGTGAACAAAAGGGATATGATTTggcttttttaatttatgccgcctattagaaattattaatgtttttgCTTCCCCTCAGGTCAGTCATCACCCAATGATTGTCGCATGTCACTGTGAGGGTACAGGTTGGAAATTTTGGGGTGATAGCAACCTAAAGAGCAAATTTTGGGGGCGATCAATTCAACTGGACCCTGTTGGTACTTTGACTTTGGAATTTGATGACGGGGAGGTTTTCCAGTGGAGCAAGGTATATATTATTCTCTTCAACTGCTATGATATCCTGCTTTGGTTCTAATTTCTAAACGGACTCGTTCTTCCAGGTTACTACATCAATATACAATCTCATATTGGGAAAGCTATATTGTGATCACTATGGTACAATGCGTATACAGGGAAACCAAGAGCACTCGTGTAAACTGAAATTCAAG encodes the following:
- the LOC114410457 gene encoding oxysterol-binding protein-related protein 1C-like isoform X1 codes for the protein MHPFCCVSAISDQASPVKPSFADFAMPPLPAASASAGRSDLAPRHSHSGSQREQPVVDVKINDLVGNGISGILYKWVNYGKGWRPRWFVLQDGVLSYYKIHGPDKIVVNQETEKGSMVIGEESMRRITRNRNSYHPQHIRKPFGEIHLQVSTIRESKSDEKRFSVFTGTKRLHLRAETREDRVAWMEALQAVKDMFPRMSNSELMAPVDNVTVSTEKLRVRLMEEGVSEAAIQDSEQIIRTEFAALQSQLVLLKQKHSALIDTLRQLETEKVDLEDTVVDESQRQRNDEEASSRLAQEKFSEGTASESEDDNERNDAAEEETDDDDNAFFDTRDILSSSSFKSNGSDYRVSSFSSDDEGFYAFESEDDVDPSIRYVGTNYPHVKRRKKLPDPVEKEKGVSLWSMIKDNIGKDLTKVCLPVYFNEPLSSLQKCFEEMEYSYLLDQAYEWGKRGNSLMRILYVAAFAVSGYASTEGRVCKPFNPLLGETYEAHYPDKGLHFFSEKVSHHPMIVACHCEGTGWKFWGDSNLKSKFWGRSIQLDPVGTLTLEFDDGEVFQWSKVTTSIYNLILGKLYCDHYGTMRIQGNQEHSCKLKFKEQSIIDRNPHQVHGIIQDSNGKTVSTLFGKWDESMHYVNGDYTGKGKGHDTLSDARLLWKRSRAPKFPTRYNFTRFAITLNELTPGLKEKLPPTDSRLRPDQRYLENGEYDMANVEKSRLEQRQRQARKMQESGWKPRWFAKDKASGTYRYVGGYWEARQRGNWDSCPDIFDQIPSDHISDEGQITF
- the LOC114410457 gene encoding oxysterol-binding protein-related protein 1C-like isoform X2; the encoded protein is MHPFCCVSAISDQASPVKPSFADFAMPPLPAASASAGRSDLAPRHSHSGSQREQPVVDVKINDLVGNGISGILYKWVNYGKGWRPRWFVLQDGVLSYYKIHGPDKIVVNQETEKGSMVIGEESMRRITRNRNSYHPQHIRKPFGEIHLQVSTIRESKSDEKRFSVFTGTKRLHLRAETREDRVAWMEALQAVKDMFPRMSNSELMAPVDNVTVSTEKLRVRLMEEGVSEAAIQDSEQIIRTEFAALQSQLVLLKQKHSALIDTLRQLETEKVDLEDTVVDESQRQRNDEEASSRLAQEKFSGTASESEDDNERNDAAEEETDDDDNAFFDTRDILSSSSFKSNGSDYRVSSFSSDDEGFYAFESEDDVDPSIRYVGTNYPHVKRRKKLPDPVEKEKGVSLWSMIKDNIGKDLTKVCLPVYFNEPLSSLQKCFEEMEYSYLLDQAYEWGKRGNSLMRILYVAAFAVSGYASTEGRVCKPFNPLLGETYEAHYPDKGLHFFSEKVSHHPMIVACHCEGTGWKFWGDSNLKSKFWGRSIQLDPVGTLTLEFDDGEVFQWSKVTTSIYNLILGKLYCDHYGTMRIQGNQEHSCKLKFKEQSIIDRNPHQVHGIIQDSNGKTVSTLFGKWDESMHYVNGDYTGKGKGHDTLSDARLLWKRSRAPKFPTRYNFTRFAITLNELTPGLKEKLPPTDSRLRPDQRYLENGEYDMANVEKSRLEQRQRQARKMQESGWKPRWFAKDKASGTYRYVGGYWEARQRGNWDSCPDIFDQIPSDHISDEGQITF